In Deferribacter desulfuricans SSM1, the following are encoded in one genomic region:
- the fliP gene encoding flagellar type III secretion system pore protein FliP (The bacterial flagellar biogenesis protein FliP forms a type III secretion system (T3SS)-type pore required for flagellar assembly.), translating to MVYICFIFLLFGQNLVLAADNIPLPAVRFGIDTAKNQNDVAITLQIIFLITILTLAPAILLMVTSFTRLIIVFSFLRSALGTQQSPPNQVLIGLALFLTFFIMSPVLNDMYKNAVQPYMDGKLNFTQALVEAKKPLRKFLLKNTRKKELLTFIEISKVQRPKTPDDIPDSVLIPAFITSELQTAFEIGFLLFLPFLVIDFVVASVLLSMGMMMLPPVMISLPFKILLFVLVDGWGLIVGSMVKSFY from the coding sequence ATAGTTTATATCTGTTTTATTTTTTTACTTTTTGGTCAAAATTTAGTTTTAGCTGCTGACAATATCCCTTTACCCGCTGTTAGATTTGGAATAGATACTGCAAAAAATCAAAATGATGTTGCTATAACTTTACAAATAATATTTTTAATAACCATACTTACACTGGCACCTGCCATATTACTGATGGTTACGTCTTTTACGCGGTTAATAATAGTTTTTTCCTTTTTAAGAAGTGCTTTGGGTACTCAGCAATCTCCACCAAATCAGGTTTTGATAGGGCTTGCATTATTTTTAACATTTTTTATTATGTCGCCAGTATTAAATGACATGTATAAAAATGCAGTTCAGCCTTATATGGATGGTAAGTTAAATTTTACTCAAGCGTTAGTTGAGGCTAAAAAGCCATTGAGAAAGTTTTTATTAAAAAATACAAGGAAAAAAGAGCTTTTAACGTTTATAGAAATATCAAAAGTTCAAAGGCCAAAAACTCCAGATGATATCCCTGACTCTGTATTGATTCCTGCATTTATTACAAGTGAGTTGCAGACAGCCTTTGAAATAGGATTTTTACTATTTCTGCCATTTTTGGTGATAGATTTTGTTGTTGCAAGTGTTTTACTTTCTATGGGTATGATGATGTTGCCCCCAGTTATGATATCTTTACCTTTTAAAATTTTACTATTTGTGTTAGTTGATGGTTGGGGATTAATTGTTGGTTCGATGGTAAAAAGTTTTTATTAG
- a CDS encoding FliM/FliN family flagellar motor switch protein, with amino-acid sequence MKEKIKKVKEEFGEIILKVVVELGREKVTIQEMLNWHNGSIIKLNKTSGEAVDILVENRPIAKGEVMVIDEKFAVRVSDIYTLDNIVEKKRDGLYE; translated from the coding sequence ATGAAAGAAAAAATAAAAAAAGTTAAAGAAGAATTTGGTGAAATAATTTTAAAAGTGGTAGTAGAGCTTGGTAGAGAGAAGGTTACTATTCAAGAAATGCTAAATTGGCATAACGGCTCTATTATTAAGTTGAATAAAACTTCGGGTGAAGCTGTGGATATTTTAGTTGAAAACAGGCCTATTGCTAAAGGTGAAGTTATGGTAATTGATGAAAAATTTGCGGTGAGAGTTTCGGATATCTATACTCTTGATAATATCGTAGAAAAAAAACGTGATGGATTGTATGAATAA
- a CDS encoding flagellar basal body-associated FliL family protein: protein MADEEKKEQEQEEEGGKKKKKSKLLLIIIILVVLLIVGGGAAYFFVLKPKADNKAEAAAAKKKEVKAEPAIGPLYSLDTFIVNLADPGGTRYLKVTMQLELDSEKVQEEMEKRKPQIRDVILTVLSSKTYAEVSTAQGKLALKQELIRRINLILTTGSVKNIYFTEFVAQ from the coding sequence ATGGCAGATGAAGAAAAAAAAGAACAAGAACAGGAAGAAGAAGGTGGGAAAAAGAAGAAAAAGTCGAAACTTCTACTTATAATAATAATTTTAGTAGTGTTATTGATAGTAGGCGGTGGGGCAGCTTACTTCTTTGTGCTGAAGCCAAAAGCTGATAATAAAGCTGAAGCAGCTGCAGCAAAGAAAAAAGAGGTGAAAGCTGAGCCAGCTATTGGGCCACTATATTCTTTAGATACTTTTATAGTTAATTTAGCTGATCCAGGTGGTACAAGATACTTAAAAGTTACTATGCAATTAGAGTTGGATAGTGAAAAGGTTCAAGAGGAAATGGAGAAGAGGAAACCTCAAATCAGAGATGTGATATTAACAGTTCTTTCTTCAAAGACATATGCAGAAGTGAGTACTGCACAAGGAAAATTGGCTTTGAAACAAGAGTTGATAAGAAGAATAAACTTAATTTTGACAACTGGTTCAGTAAAAAATATATATTTTACTGAATTTGTTGCGCAATAG
- a CDS encoding OmpA family protein yields MAEKKCEECKAGAPEWMVTFSDMTTLLLTFFVLLLSMASLDQRKIKEALGSLQGALGVLEAGRKSEMGKEEILSKMDFVDKVKKSQEQMLSGLKNYIEQANLSSQISVVKTDKGISVRIMDSVLFAPGSAEILPSAIPILEKLAAVMRDTPYNILVEGHTDDIPISTPKYPSNWELSTARAVAVVKFLISRGVKPEKLSAAGYAQYHPLVPNITPENRAKNRRVEINFVSPELAESHKNIFEENEGGGF; encoded by the coding sequence ATGGCTGAAAAAAAGTGTGAAGAGTGTAAAGCTGGGGCACCAGAATGGATGGTTACCTTTTCTGATATGACCACTCTTCTTTTGACCTTTTTTGTTTTATTGTTATCTATGGCTTCATTAGACCAAAGGAAAATAAAAGAGGCTCTTGGTTCTTTACAAGGTGCTTTAGGAGTGCTTGAGGCTGGTAGAAAGTCTGAAATGGGGAAAGAAGAAATTTTATCTAAAATGGATTTTGTAGATAAAGTTAAAAAAAGTCAGGAGCAGATGCTTTCTGGATTAAAAAATTATATTGAGCAAGCAAACTTGAGCAGTCAAATTTCTGTTGTTAAAACAGATAAAGGGATCTCAGTAAGAATTATGGATTCTGTTTTGTTTGCTCCTGGTAGTGCTGAAATTTTACCTTCAGCTATACCTATTTTAGAAAAATTGGCTGCAGTTATGAGAGATACGCCATACAATATTTTGGTAGAAGGGCATACGGATGATATCCCAATAAGTACCCCTAAGTATCCTTCAAATTGGGAGTTATCGACAGCAAGAGCTGTAGCTGTGGTAAAATTTTTAATCAGTAGAGGTGTAAAACCTGAGAAATTGAGCGCTGCCGGTTATGCTCAGTATCATCCACTTGTTCCGAATATTACTCCAGAAAATAGGGCTAAAAATAGGCGTGTAGAAATAAATTTTGTAAGTCCTGAACTTGCCGAATCACATAAAAATATCTTTGAGGAAAATGAAGGTGGAGGTTTCTAA